In one window of Octopus bimaculoides isolate UCB-OBI-ISO-001 chromosome 20, ASM119413v2, whole genome shotgun sequence DNA:
- the LOC106872148 gene encoding monocarboxylate transporter 12: protein MPSHDLPAMSVAPDGGWGWVVTFSSFMISVLVDGICLSVGVFLNDLIIEFGGTNSETSWVMSVLNGSYLVVGPVVSSCANKFGCRATTIAGAVFCAIAIFCSGYSNSLAVLIVSFGIFGGIGLGFMYLPAIVMVGYYFDKRRALATGIAVCGSGIGNFVFAPIAELLLKEYGWRGSMMITSALMLNGIIFGSFYRPLKPPKNKDLPSIPYQATDNEVKEPIIRPDDKHKQLNLRMKFKRIHDIEQENYHARRHRSLDITGTGRTFLPGVLNVSNNKEQSNIARMAASHDILPTHLNSKTPVRPTVSPFYRKDVLYSGSLLRLSEKMESPNMDEFISSMVVIPSDEDDNKKSCMEKIGKAFKKYKDLKPTFFLYSFACFLLMLGFFIPYTYLPSVGLRLNFSRNQSALLLSIIGISNTVFRIIIGWVSDQKWSNCFIINYTSLLVSGIATAFVPVFTNYPLLVSYCVVYGICIAAFISLRSIIMVELLGVENLTLAFGLIIMAQGISSFFGSPIAGWLSDMTGNFDAAFYMGGAALAVSGIICVPLERVSKWERKREALKSKTIVEVKELQPMINNSLNMQ, encoded by the exons ATGCCAAGCCATGACTTACCAGCTATGTCTGTGGCCCCTGATGGTGGATGGGGTTGGGTAGTGACATTTTCTTCCTTCATGATCAGTGTTCTGGTGGATGGAATATGTCTTAGCGTTGGAGTCTTCCTTAATGACTTAATCATTGAGTTTGGAGGCACCAATTCAGAGACGTCTTGGGTTATGTCCGTCCTGAATGGAAGTTACTTGGTCGTTG GACCAGTCGTCAGCAGCTGTGCAAACAAATTTGGATGCCGTGCTACAACTATTGCTGGAGCTGTCTTTTGTGCCATAGCCATATTTTGCAGTGGATACTCCAATAGTCTGGCAGTCCTAATTGTTAGCTTTGGCATATTTGGTG GAATTGGTCTTGGATTCATGTACTTGCCTGCAATTGTCATGGTTGGTTACTATTTTGATAAAAGAAGAGCCTTAGCAACAGGCATTGCAGTCTGTGGATCTGGTATTGGTAACTTTGTGTTTGCTCCTATTGCTGAGCTCTTGTTGAAGGAATATGGCTGGCGAGGTTCAATGATGATCACATCAGCTCTCATGCTAAATGGAATAATATTTGGAAGCTTCTACCGTCCATTAAAACCTCCAAAGAACAAAGATCTCCCTTCGATTCCTTATCAAGCTACTGACAATGAAGTTAAAGAACCTATTATAAGACCAGATGATAAACACAAACAGTTGAACCTCCGAATGAAATTTAAAAGGATACATGACATAGAACAAGAAAATTACCATGCAAGAAGACATAGATCATTAGATATCACTGGCACTGGAAGAACTTTTCTTCCTGGTGTTCTTAATGTtagcaacaacaaagaacaatCTAATATTGCCCGAATGGCTGCTAGCCATGATATCTTGCCAACACATTTAAATTCAAAAACTCCAGTAAGACCTACAGTGTCACCATTTTACCGTAAAGATGTCCTGTACAGTGGCAGTCTCTTACGTCTCTCTGAAAAGATGGAATCACCAAATATGGATGAATTCATATCAAGCATGGTTGTGATTCCTtcagatgaagatgataataaaaaaagttgTATGGAAAAGATTGGAAAAGCTTTTAAGAAATACAAGGATTTGAAACCAACTTTTTTTCTGTATAGTTTTGCATGTTTTCTTCTTATGCTAG GTTTCTTTATTCCTTACACATACTTACCATCTGTGGGACTAAGGTTGAATTTTTCCAGAAATCAGTCTGCATTACTCTTATCCATCATTGGGATATCAAACACAGTCTTTCGCATTATCATTGGATGGGTTAGCGATCAGAAATGGTCAAACTGTTTCATCATTAATTACACATCTTTGCTAGTTTCTGGTATTGCAACAGCATTTGTACCTGTATTTACCAATTATCCTCTTCTAGTTTCATATTGTGTTGTCTATGGCATCTGTATTG CTGCTTTTATTTCTCTTCGTTCGATAATAATGGTTGAACTTTTGGGAGTTGAAAATTTAACACTTGCATTTGGCTTAATTATAATGGCTCAAGGCATATCATCATTTTTTGGAAGCCCTATAGCAG GTTGGTTATCAGATATGACAGGAAATTTTGATGCAGCCTTTTATATGGGTGGAGCAGCATTAGCTGTTTCTGGAATTATTTGTGTTCCCTTGGAAAGGGTTTCAAAATGGGAGAGAAAACGAGAAGCTTTAAAATCCAAAACAATTGTGGAAGTCAAGGAACTGCAACCAATGATTAATAATTCATTGAATATGCAATAA
- the LOC106872150 gene encoding 40S ribosomal protein S19 — MASERKTGVSVKDVDQHEFTKALGAFLKRSGKMKIPEWVDIVKLGRFNELAPYSQDWFYTRAASVCRHLYIKSPVGVGAFTKIYGGRKRNGTVPSHFCPASASIARRVLQALENLKLVEKDPNGGRRLTSQGRRDLDRIASQIKYNHLTTGNVAHTK, encoded by the exons ATGGCTTCCGAGCGCAAG actGGCGTTAGTGTCAAAGATGTTGACCAACATGAATTCACAAAAGCATTGGGTGCTTTTCTGAAAAG ATCTGGTAAAATGAAAATTCCAGAATGGGTTGATATTGTAAAATTAGGAAGATTCAATGAATTAGCTCCTTACAGTCAAGATTGGTTTTATACACGTGctg ctTCAGTTTGCaggcatttatatattaaatctcCTGTTGGTGTTGGggcattcacaaaaatatatggag GACGCAAAAGGAATGGTACTGTGCCCAGTCATTTTTGTCCCGCCTCAGCTTCCATTGCCCGACGTGTTTTACAGGCTCTGGAAAACCTCAAACTTGTTGAGAAAGATCCCAATGG TGGTCGCCGTTTAACCTCTCAGGGTCGTCGGGATTTAGACCGAATTGCTTCCCAGATAAAATACAACCACCTTACCACTGGTAATGTTGCTCATACGAAATAG
- the LOC106872149 gene encoding methyltransferase N6AMT1 yields MFSTPNFSHISSKDYEKIYEPAEDTFLLLDAIEKDFSFIKSRQPFICVEIGCGSGVPLVFLARLLGPSSFYICTDINRAAVQIARDTAFHNDVVVEAVETDLMSGLLPRLSNKVDILLFNPPYVPTPSDDIKFNAADPVVASWAGGTKGREVMDRLFPLVPHILSETGILYLVAVAENDPPDILKTMNSYGLCAETVISRRSGPELLSVIRFTKKSIVNK; encoded by the coding sequence ATGTTTTCTACACCAAACTTCTCACACATATCTTCAAAAGATTACGAAAAAATTTATGAACCAGCAGAGGACACTTTTCTTTTGCTTGATGCAATCGAGAAGgacttttcttttatcaaaagCCGACAACCATTCATTTGCGTTGAGATAGGATGTGGCAGTGGTGTTCCTTTAGTATTTTTAGCCCGTCTTCTGGGACCATCTTCgttttatatatgcacagacattaaCAGAGCAGCAGTACAGATCGCCCGTGATACGGCATTTCACAACGATGTGGTCGTTGAAGCAGTGGAAACTGATTTAATGTCTGGACTACTTCCGAGACTTTCAAACAAAGTAGATATTCTGTTATTTAACCCGCCTTACGTGCCGACACCAAGTGATGATATCAAGTTTAATGCTGCCGATCCCGTCGTAGCCTCGTGGGCCGGAGGCACCAAAGGACGTGAAGTCATGGATAGACTTTTCCCTCTTGTCCCCCACATTCTGTCCGAAACAGGGATACTTTATTTAGTGGCTGTTGCCGAAAACGATCCGCCAGATATTCTTAAAACTATGAATAGTTATGGACTGTGCGCTGAAACAGTCATTTCTCGTCGCTCTGGACCTGAGCTACTCAGTGTAATAAGATTTACCAAAAAGTCGATTGTAAATAAATAA